In the Sediminitomix flava genome, one interval contains:
- a CDS encoding SDR family oxidoreductase encodes MKIAVTTASGQLGKAIVNALIDVYGKDSIVGIARTPEKAKSLGIEIRKGDYNSFDEFNEALKGIDKVLVVSGLDAPEKRIQQHRNIIKAAEENGVKKLVYTSIIGSEVGTAFDAIIKSNRQTEQDISSSKLNWAIGRNGLYIEPDLEYVEKYAEKGCIWNSAADGKCAYTSRAELAKAYVALLSNDDLNGEIYNLSGTPITQQELTDTINRDFNTKLTYKEMSSEEYLADRKNELGEFFGVIVTGIYDGIKKGSFDVVSDFEKVTGRPHQSLDEMIIDFKKS; translated from the coding sequence ATGAAAATAGCTGTAACTACTGCCAGTGGTCAACTCGGAAAAGCAATCGTTAATGCATTGATCGATGTTTATGGAAAAGATAGTATAGTTGGTATTGCTCGTACACCAGAAAAAGCCAAATCACTCGGTATTGAAATTCGTAAAGGTGACTACAACTCTTTTGATGAATTCAATGAAGCACTAAAAGGCATTGATAAAGTTCTTGTGGTTTCTGGGCTAGATGCCCCAGAAAAAAGAATTCAACAACACCGTAATATCATCAAGGCTGCTGAAGAAAATGGCGTAAAAAAGTTAGTCTACACAAGTATTATCGGTTCTGAAGTAGGTACAGCTTTTGACGCTATTATCAAAAGTAATCGTCAGACAGAACAAGATATTTCCTCTTCAAAATTGAATTGGGCTATCGGACGGAATGGACTTTACATTGAACCCGATTTAGAATATGTAGAAAAATATGCTGAAAAGGGCTGTATTTGGAATAGTGCGGCTGATGGAAAATGTGCATATACAAGCAGAGCCGAACTAGCCAAAGCTTATGTTGCCTTGCTTTCTAATGATGATCTGAATGGCGAAATCTACAATTTATCTGGAACGCCAATCACACAGCAAGAATTGACCGATACCATCAATAGAGATTTCAACACAAAACTCACTTACAAAGAAATGAGCAGTGAAGAATATTTAGCTGATCGTAAAAATGAACTTGGAGAATTCTTTGGCGTGATTGTGACAGGTATTTATGATGGTATCAAAAAAGGCTCTTTTGATGTAGTTTCAGACTTTGAAAAAGTTACGGGAAGGCCACATCAGAGCTTAGATGAAATGATTATAGATTTCAAAAAATCGTAA
- a CDS encoding DUF4437 domain-containing protein: protein MRPFLLILSTSLFLACTNSNSQNTFDRKNTDTEYQLILTSDVKFDKLNPARGDQSPLAGTLWGDRNGKEATGFLFRPVDGFQSPPHIHNVTYKGIVINGLVHNDDPKAENMWLPSGSFWTQPKGAVHITSAKGSNTMAYIEIEEGPYLVMPTEEHFDSGEEPINVDQSNMVWLDAADIKWIDQSDAKVAFLWGEPSSTEFNGRLIKLPVNFKGKIISKSPDFRAVVIKGTPQYQTPKSEQPTTLEEGSYFSALGHSEHQLSTTDESILYVRSKGSMEIISIK, encoded by the coding sequence ATGAGACCCTTTTTATTAATTCTATCTACAAGTCTTTTTCTTGCTTGTACAAACTCTAACTCACAAAACACATTCGATCGTAAAAATACGGATACCGAATATCAGCTAATACTGACTTCTGATGTCAAATTTGACAAACTCAACCCTGCTCGTGGCGACCAAAGTCCTTTGGCTGGTACTCTTTGGGGAGATCGTAATGGAAAAGAAGCGACAGGCTTTTTATTTAGACCTGTAGATGGTTTTCAATCACCTCCGCACATTCATAATGTGACTTATAAAGGGATTGTAATTAACGGTCTTGTGCATAATGATGACCCTAAGGCTGAAAATATGTGGCTGCCTTCTGGCTCATTCTGGACACAGCCAAAAGGAGCTGTTCATATTACTTCTGCAAAAGGCAGTAATACCATGGCATATATTGAGATAGAAGAAGGCCCGTACCTCGTAATGCCCACAGAAGAACACTTTGACAGTGGAGAAGAACCAATCAATGTAGATCAATCAAATATGGTTTGGTTAGATGCTGCTGATATTAAATGGATTGATCAATCGGATGCAAAAGTTGCGTTCTTATGGGGAGAGCCAAGTAGTACTGAATTCAATGGTCGTTTGATCAAATTGCCTGTAAACTTCAAGGGGAAAATCATTAGTAAAAGCCCAGATTTTCGAGCCGTTGTTATTAAAGGTACACCTCAATACCAAACACCTAAAAGTGAACAACCGACTACTTTAGAGGAAGGAAGTTACTTCAGTGCCTTAGGTCATTCCGAGCATCAACTTTCTACTACAGATGAAAGCATTCTGTACGTAAGATCAAAAGGTTCTATGGAGATTATTTCCATCAAATAA
- a CDS encoding CPBP family intramembrane glutamic endopeptidase: MKTPTTNHRIKISLITLIVFAIYKFLQKSSFADIMYGLDEYIDNILVSYGITYVLVGIPIFIGLLLLHKPAQLLESVGLNKSIFEGLGVGLLSTIPLFIGFSFLFKFESETTVGIVIESAVYAAFFEELYYRAFLFGQLFKYGKLGFLPSIIIGALIFAAGHLYQSQDPMELVMIFLVTFAGALLFAWLYAEWNFNLWVPIGLHFFMNLAWLLFDGTGTAGGNLYANIFRLITILIVITLTIVYKRRNGIDLNVNKKTVLSTF, from the coding sequence ATGAAAACCCCAACTACTAATCATCGTATCAAGATTTCTCTCATCACACTTATTGTTTTTGCTATATACAAATTCCTTCAAAAGTCATCTTTCGCTGATATTATGTATGGTCTAGACGAGTATATAGATAATATTCTTGTCAGCTATGGGATCACCTATGTACTTGTTGGAATTCCTATTTTTATAGGATTGCTACTCCTACACAAGCCTGCTCAATTGCTTGAGAGCGTTGGTTTGAACAAATCAATTTTTGAAGGTCTTGGTGTTGGTCTCTTGTCTACAATTCCTCTGTTTATCGGATTTAGCTTTTTATTCAAGTTTGAGTCTGAAACGACTGTCGGAATAGTCATTGAATCTGCTGTATACGCAGCTTTTTTTGAAGAATTGTATTACAGAGCTTTCTTATTCGGACAGCTTTTCAAATACGGGAAATTAGGCTTTCTACCTTCAATTATCATTGGTGCACTTATTTTTGCTGCTGGCCATTTGTACCAAAGTCAAGACCCTATGGAATTAGTGATGATATTTTTAGTCACTTTCGCAGGAGCACTCCTATTTGCATGGCTTTATGCAGAATGGAATTTCAATTTGTGGGTTCCAATCGGACTACATTTCTTTATGAACTTAGCATGGCTCCTCTTTGACGGAACGGGTACTGCTGGCGGAAACTTGTATGCTAATATTTTTAGGCTAATTACCATACTAATCGTCATTACCCTCACTATTGTTTATAAAAGAAGAAATGGCATTGATCTTAATGTGAATAAAAAAACAGTTCTATCGACCTTTTAA
- a CDS encoding M16 family metallopeptidase, protein MIQYKSFTLDNGLKVIVHEDQSFPNVILDIIYNVGSRDEDPEKTGFAHLFEHLMFGGSKHISEFDTPLQRVGGSCNAFTSPDVTNYYINLPAQNIETAFWLESDRMKSLSFDPKVLEVQRKVVIEEFKQRYLNQPYGDVWMKLRELAYKVHPYRWPTIGKEIAHIEQAVMDDVKEFFFKYYRPCNAVMIVAGNTTLEEVKRLSEKWFGDIESGEKYTRNLPKEPVQTEARLLKVEENVPVDALHKVYHMCDKLHPDFYATDILSEILGRGKSSKLYQKLVKEDKIFSSFSSYISGSFDNGLLTFSGKMQEGISLEEGNAALENALAAVAQEGVIDTELQKIKNQAEFSMAYGKQELMPRAMGLAFASVLGDTELVNKEEELIQKVSVDQVNRLAKELLRNENSSTLLYASKN, encoded by the coding sequence ATGATTCAATATAAAAGCTTTACACTCGACAACGGATTGAAAGTAATTGTTCATGAAGATCAGAGTTTTCCTAATGTCATTTTAGATATAATCTATAATGTAGGATCGAGAGACGAAGACCCAGAAAAAACGGGGTTTGCCCATCTTTTCGAGCATCTGATGTTTGGTGGTTCAAAGCACATCTCAGAATTTGACACTCCACTTCAGCGAGTAGGTGGAAGTTGTAATGCTTTTACAAGTCCTGATGTAACCAATTACTACATCAATCTTCCAGCACAAAATATTGAAACGGCTTTTTGGTTAGAATCTGACCGTATGAAAAGCCTTTCTTTCGATCCTAAAGTCTTAGAAGTACAAAGAAAAGTAGTGATCGAAGAATTCAAACAACGTTACCTCAATCAACCTTATGGCGATGTTTGGATGAAACTAAGAGAATTGGCTTACAAAGTACACCCTTACCGCTGGCCAACTATTGGCAAAGAAATCGCTCATATTGAGCAAGCTGTAATGGATGATGTAAAAGAATTCTTCTTCAAATATTACAGACCTTGTAATGCGGTCATGATTGTGGCAGGAAATACGACTTTAGAAGAAGTAAAACGCTTGTCAGAAAAGTGGTTTGGAGATATTGAATCAGGAGAAAAATATACCCGCAACCTTCCAAAAGAGCCTGTTCAGACTGAGGCTCGTTTACTGAAAGTTGAAGAAAATGTACCTGTAGATGCTCTGCATAAAGTTTATCATATGTGCGATAAACTTCATCCTGATTTCTATGCTACAGATATTCTTTCTGAGATTTTGGGTAGAGGTAAATCATCAAAGCTTTATCAGAAATTGGTGAAGGAAGATAAAATCTTCAGTTCTTTCTCTTCTTATATCTCGGGTTCTTTTGACAATGGCTTATTGACTTTCTCTGGTAAAATGCAAGAGGGAATCAGTCTTGAAGAAGGAAATGCTGCATTGGAAAATGCCTTGGCAGCCGTTGCACAAGAAGGTGTAATTGATACCGAACTTCAGAAAATTAAAAATCAAGCAGAGTTTAGTATGGCTTATGGCAAACAAGAATTGATGCCAAGAGCTATGGGACTCGCTTTCGCTAGTGTACTGGGAGATACTGAGCTTGTAAATAAAGAAGAAGAACTAATTCAGAAAGTAAGTGTAGATCAAGTAAACCGACTTGCTAAAGAATTATTGAGAAATGAAAATAGCTCTACTTTGCTTTACGCAAGTAAGAACTAG
- a CDS encoding Ppx/GppA phosphatase family protein, with product MRIAVIDLGTNTFKYILCELQDGKLVRLASDLQFVRLGKGGISDGRILQEAVDRAIHTLSDFKKQINRVGADEIVAIGTNVFRAAKNAEEVIEEIYEELRIKVHVISGEEEARLISFGVQHEINFEGEKGLIMDIGGGSTEFIICDEKKIYWKESFEIGAQRLMDAFYKEDPISLESQKEMYDFFDEELASLNEQISIFQPKKLIGSAGTFDTIRSMYEARTRETLTEEKNFVGTGIFNAMYQELLTLPRVQRLQIAGLISERVDMIVPAAISLQYVIEQVQTDRIYISESSLREGIFWQKHS from the coding sequence ATGCGAATAGCAGTTATTGATTTAGGAACAAATACATTCAAATATATTCTTTGTGAGCTTCAAGATGGGAAACTTGTAAGATTGGCTTCTGACCTTCAATTTGTGAGATTGGGAAAAGGAGGAATCAGTGACGGGAGAATTTTACAAGAAGCCGTAGATAGAGCCATTCATACCCTGTCTGATTTTAAGAAACAAATCAATCGTGTTGGAGCTGATGAGATTGTGGCGATTGGTACGAATGTATTTAGAGCTGCTAAAAATGCAGAAGAAGTCATCGAAGAAATTTATGAAGAACTAAGAATAAAAGTTCATGTGATTTCGGGAGAAGAAGAGGCAAGACTGATCAGTTTTGGGGTTCAGCATGAAATAAACTTTGAAGGGGAAAAAGGCTTGATCATGGATATTGGAGGGGGAAGTACCGAATTCATTATCTGTGATGAAAAAAAAATCTATTGGAAAGAAAGCTTTGAAATAGGTGCTCAACGCTTGATGGATGCATTTTATAAAGAAGATCCAATTTCACTGGAGAGTCAAAAGGAGATGTATGATTTCTTTGATGAAGAATTGGCATCACTTAACGAGCAGATCAGTATTTTTCAGCCTAAAAAACTAATTGGTTCGGCAGGAACATTCGACACCATCAGAAGTATGTACGAAGCTCGAACAAGAGAAACCTTGACTGAGGAAAAGAATTTTGTGGGTACAGGTATTTTCAATGCCATGTATCAAGAGTTGTTGACTTTACCTCGAGTTCAGCGTCTTCAAATTGCAGGTTTAATATCTGAACGTGTAGATATGATTGTACCTGCGGCTATTTCACTCCAATATGTGATAGAGCAAGTTCAGACTGATCGTATCTATATTTCAGAAAGCTCGCTAAGAGAAGGTATTTTTTGGCAAAAGCATTCTTGA
- a CDS encoding caspase family protein, with amino-acid sequence MKRLLFYITIFLFLSMSAFSIERKALIIGINNYEPKEGLDAVKSDRMWINLDGSVNDALSMKSILLNKFGFVENNIITLVTPEETTRDKLIEGFKKLAAMTQKGDEVFIYYAGHGSQVVNSRSPEVDKLDETIVPSDSYTGVLDIRDKELNELFSKIQDKGAVLTIIFDSCNSGSVSRSSGLPEMYKARAIRRDNRDVKEPFDPIDIASKGALVISASQDYELAKEFTDPDGQKHGAFTYAFMKALRESSPNESALNLFKRTRSILLYMGVPSQHPVFEGNISRSRLTLFGSESEEKYTKVAISDKEKDVVELDGGFAIGLSPGTTLASLNEDGVELQVTEMTDINSCLAKVINGKLGDIEIGDFYRITGMPFIGNRALKVWYSCSNYKAEDLKELHNGIGKIASKYELKVLEELTVEDVSIKCIFDGTAWQLVNHCGEKRMLPIKFDEASFEEGIKSLVNSGCMEFGNTIWVNYPPVKGVGDLMEKTFLHEGSGVEKTLSIPEATYWLSGRFNKSGQLEYAWYYSELSAELYPLPNRTNWVLYDSDRTTFESLYRSSNQISKLYAWMTLPSPSNDASFPYSLAIRDVISKKVIKDGNTIEGSVYEFVMMRDEALFKKWNRRDRFIYIFMMDSNGQMTLVFPRNSSVENNTYTLAKSEGGKYLEEVVIPKSKFRVGPPYGADTFFMLSSKEPLNDPWVLESPAVVTRGGAKVQNPIDILLNRGVQRGDKKASNSSDWYIERFTLYSQGE; translated from the coding sequence ATGAAAAGGCTACTTTTCTATATAACTATATTCTTATTCCTAAGCATGAGTGCTTTTTCTATTGAAAGAAAAGCACTTATTATCGGGATAAACAATTACGAACCCAAAGAAGGGCTAGACGCTGTAAAATCGGATAGAATGTGGATTAACTTGGATGGCTCAGTGAATGATGCCCTTTCCATGAAAAGTATCCTTCTGAATAAGTTCGGTTTTGTTGAAAACAACATCATAACATTAGTAACCCCCGAAGAGACCACAAGAGATAAACTTATCGAAGGCTTTAAGAAGCTTGCCGCCATGACCCAAAAAGGCGATGAGGTATTCATATATTATGCAGGGCATGGTTCTCAAGTTGTGAATTCAAGATCGCCAGAAGTAGACAAGCTAGATGAGACGATAGTACCTTCCGATTCTTACACGGGCGTGTTGGATATCAGAGACAAGGAACTGAATGAGCTTTTTTCCAAAATACAAGACAAAGGAGCTGTTCTGACAATCATCTTTGATAGCTGTAATAGTGGTTCTGTGAGTCGCTCATCAGGCTTGCCAGAAATGTATAAAGCAAGAGCCATCAGAAGAGACAATAGAGATGTGAAAGAACCTTTTGACCCGATTGATATTGCCTCGAAAGGAGCACTTGTGATTTCAGCATCTCAAGATTATGAGTTAGCGAAAGAGTTTACGGATCCCGATGGGCAAAAACATGGTGCTTTTACTTACGCATTTATGAAGGCACTTCGGGAAAGCTCACCGAATGAATCGGCTTTGAATCTTTTCAAAAGAACTCGTTCTATTCTTTTATATATGGGAGTGCCTAGTCAACATCCTGTTTTTGAAGGGAATATTTCACGCTCTCGCCTTACCCTTTTTGGCTCAGAATCTGAAGAGAAATATACCAAAGTAGCTATTTCTGATAAAGAAAAAGATGTAGTAGAACTAGATGGAGGATTTGCGATTGGTTTATCACCAGGAACTACTTTAGCAAGTTTGAATGAAGATGGAGTAGAACTGCAAGTTACTGAAATGACGGATATCAATAGTTGTTTGGCAAAGGTGATTAATGGAAAGCTGGGAGATATCGAGATTGGTGATTTTTATCGAATTACAGGAATGCCATTTATAGGAAATAGGGCATTGAAAGTTTGGTATTCGTGTAGCAATTATAAAGCTGAAGACCTCAAGGAATTACATAATGGTATAGGTAAAATAGCCTCCAAATATGAACTCAAGGTATTAGAGGAACTGACTGTAGAAGATGTTTCTATCAAATGTATTTTTGATGGTACAGCTTGGCAGTTGGTCAATCATTGTGGAGAAAAAAGAATGTTACCTATCAAATTTGATGAAGCTAGTTTTGAAGAAGGAATTAAGAGTCTAGTGAATTCGGGTTGTATGGAGTTTGGAAATACCATTTGGGTCAATTATCCTCCTGTAAAAGGTGTCGGAGACCTTATGGAAAAGACATTTCTACATGAAGGTTCGGGAGTAGAAAAAACATTGAGTATCCCTGAAGCAACTTATTGGCTAAGTGGTAGATTCAATAAAAGTGGGCAGCTAGAATATGCTTGGTATTACTCTGAACTTTCGGCAGAGCTTTACCCACTGCCTAACCGAACCAATTGGGTACTTTATGATTCTGATCGTACAACATTTGAAAGTCTTTATAGAAGCAGTAATCAAATCTCTAAATTATATGCTTGGATGACCTTGCCTTCACCTAGCAATGATGCTTCATTTCCTTATTCCTTAGCGATTAGGGATGTTATCTCTAAAAAGGTGATCAAAGATGGAAATACAATTGAAGGTTCTGTCTATGAATTTGTGATGATGCGTGACGAGGCTTTATTTAAAAAGTGGAATAGGCGAGACCGTTTTATTTACATTTTTATGATGGATAGTAACGGGCAAATGACACTTGTTTTTCCTCGAAATAGTAGTGTAGAGAATAATACTTATACTTTGGCCAAGAGTGAAGGAGGAAAGTATTTGGAGGAAGTTGTTATTCCGAAAAGTAAATTTAGGGTAGGTCCGCCTTATGGCGCAGACACGTTCTTTATGCTTTCTAGTAAAGAACCTTTAAATGACCCTTGGGTCTTGGAAAGCCCTGCGGTGGTTACACGCGGAGGAGCAAAAGTTCAGAATCCGATTGATATACTCCTAAACAGAGGTGTACAAAGAGGCGATAAAAAAGCCTCGAATTCATCTGATTGGTATATTGAAAGATTTACATTGTATAGTCAAGGAGAATAA
- a CDS encoding peptidylprolyl isomerase, with product MKKSFLYLLFLTALIGCQSLQKNTKSSNIAETISEPLLTVDSLEVSKDEFLYLYDKNYGKEANAYSDESLKEYLDRYQVFKLKVAEAYSRGLDKDPALKQEYEMYQKQLADSYLKGREFSDAIIKEAYERLNNEVEASHILIRVSEDAPEEDTLAAFQKITEIRTRVLNGEDFGTVAQTSSEDPSAKKNKGYLGYFTAFQMVYPFESGAFNTPSGEISEIVRSSFGYHIIKVHSKREVKGKYQMAHILLSVPKQFDEAQKLKVKEKADAIYEKLMAGEDWNTICQQFSQDTRSSRNGGIMPPVRLSSVPKPIAEGVRSLSQEGEITEPVRTQYGWHIVKLIEIQPMPSFEEMEPELKKRMKRDARAEVSQQKYLAQLKLDYDFEVNEKLKASALASFDSTLLEGKWKQVPNKQDKKIVLKVGSERKSLQSFYEFVTTRQNPQKGKNLKRYSSQLWEEFETESVMAYERTQLPNKYPEYRYLLKEYKEGIMLFSIMESEVWGKAAKDTLGMKQYYEGHLDKYMWNERMKAKVYNAGNQRTLEKVEEALELGRFEIIPSEVVQLSYRRNYTNLTSTHKRDLRKVANLLKENSNYQIAFYMPLRSSESAGIATKRLTKTEAYLKTLGIQSDRIVTTTKSEGKAGTLQIVYYDTDLSQLETKLNEENVLALNISEEVIDKSDKRVEQGQLTWGVESQSIYTENNRSILVVAEEILPPSPKKYKEVRGKVMADYQDFLEKQWVEDLRQKYPVTINDSIFQSIALQP from the coding sequence ATGAAGAAGTCATTTTTATACCTACTTTTTCTGACAGCACTGATAGGCTGTCAATCACTTCAAAAGAATACAAAATCCTCCAACATAGCGGAAACAATCTCAGAACCTCTTCTTACTGTGGATAGCCTAGAGGTATCCAAAGATGAGTTTTTGTATTTGTATGACAAAAATTATGGAAAAGAAGCAAACGCTTATTCCGATGAGAGTCTGAAAGAATACCTAGATCGTTACCAAGTTTTTAAGCTGAAAGTAGCGGAAGCTTACAGTAGAGGTTTAGATAAAGACCCTGCTTTGAAGCAAGAATATGAGATGTATCAGAAACAACTTGCAGATTCTTATTTAAAAGGTCGTGAGTTTTCTGATGCGATTATTAAGGAAGCTTATGAACGTTTGAATAACGAAGTGGAGGCCTCACATATTCTTATTCGTGTGAGTGAAGATGCTCCTGAAGAAGATACTTTAGCTGCTTTTCAAAAAATCACTGAGATCAGAACAAGAGTTTTGAATGGTGAAGATTTTGGAACTGTGGCTCAAACTTCATCTGAAGATCCTTCAGCTAAGAAAAACAAAGGATACTTAGGCTATTTTACAGCATTCCAAATGGTTTACCCTTTTGAATCGGGAGCCTTTAATACTCCTTCAGGGGAAATCTCGGAGATTGTACGTTCTTCTTTTGGTTACCATATTATCAAGGTACACTCTAAAAGAGAAGTAAAAGGAAAGTATCAGATGGCACATATTCTTCTTTCTGTACCGAAACAATTTGATGAAGCTCAAAAGTTGAAGGTAAAGGAGAAGGCTGATGCAATCTATGAAAAATTGATGGCAGGGGAAGATTGGAATACAATCTGTCAGCAATTCTCTCAAGATACGCGTTCATCTCGAAATGGCGGAATTATGCCTCCTGTAAGACTAAGTAGTGTTCCTAAACCAATCGCAGAGGGGGTAAGATCATTATCTCAAGAAGGTGAAATCACTGAACCTGTACGTACGCAATACGGCTGGCATATTGTGAAGCTGATCGAAATTCAGCCTATGCCTTCATTTGAAGAAATGGAGCCAGAATTGAAAAAGCGAATGAAGAGAGATGCTAGAGCAGAAGTTTCCCAACAAAAATATTTAGCACAGCTAAAGCTTGATTACGATTTTGAAGTAAATGAAAAGTTGAAAGCAAGTGCATTGGCTAGTTTCGATTCTACTTTGCTAGAGGGGAAATGGAAACAAGTTCCAAATAAGCAAGACAAAAAGATTGTACTAAAAGTAGGAAGTGAGCGAAAGTCACTACAATCTTTCTATGAGTTTGTGACGACAAGACAAAATCCTCAGAAAGGGAAAAACTTGAAAAGATATAGCTCACAATTGTGGGAAGAGTTTGAGACAGAAAGTGTGATGGCTTATGAGCGTACACAGTTACCAAATAAATACCCTGAATACAGATACTTACTCAAAGAGTATAAAGAGGGGATTATGCTTTTCAGTATAATGGAATCTGAAGTATGGGGTAAAGCTGCCAAAGACACTTTGGGAATGAAACAATACTACGAAGGTCATTTGGACAAGTACATGTGGAATGAGCGAATGAAAGCCAAAGTGTATAATGCAGGTAATCAACGTACTTTAGAAAAAGTAGAAGAAGCTCTTGAGCTAGGACGCTTTGAGATTATTCCTTCAGAGGTAGTACAGCTTTCTTACAGACGAAATTATACGAACCTCACATCTACACACAAAAGAGATTTACGTAAGGTTGCTAATCTTCTGAAAGAAAACTCAAACTATCAGATTGCATTTTATATGCCACTAAGAAGTTCTGAAAGTGCAGGTATCGCCACGAAGCGTTTGACTAAAACAGAAGCTTATTTGAAAACACTGGGTATTCAGTCAGATCGAATTGTGACAACAACGAAATCAGAAGGGAAAGCAGGTACACTCCAAATCGTTTATTACGATACAGACCTTAGTCAATTAGAAACTAAGCTGAATGAAGAGAATGTTTTAGCATTGAATATCTCTGAAGAAGTAATTGATAAATCAGACAAAAGAGTTGAGCAAGGACAGCTTACTTGGGGAGTCGAAAGTCAGTCGATTTACACTGAAAATAACCGTTCAATTTTGGTTGTAGCCGAAGAGATTTTACCACCTTCTCCGAAAAAATATAAAGAGGTAAGAGGCAAGGTAATGGCAGATTATCAAGACTTTTTAGAAAAGCAGTGGGTAGAAGATCTACGTCAGAAATACCCAGTCACTATAAACGATTCGATCTTCCAAAGTATAGCTTTGCAGCCTTAG
- a CDS encoding response regulator transcription factor gives MDNKKYKVLVVDDEPDIVEILTYNLNAEGYDVYSASNGKKGVDKAKEIQPDLVLMDIMMPVMDGVEACRRIKEIPQTSKAYIIFLTARAEEYSEIAAFDVGGDDYIVKPVKPRALMKRIKTVLERKQETTGEEDRDVLSRGKFTIDRTSYTLFVEGEPMTLPKKEFELLYFLARNPKKVFSRDELLKNIWGSDVYVLARTVDVHIRRVREKIGNEFIKTVKGVGYKFEVHEN, from the coding sequence ATGGACAATAAGAAGTACAAGGTTCTGGTAGTTGATGATGAGCCAGATATCGTAGAGATTCTTACTTACAACTTGAATGCAGAAGGCTATGATGTATATTCTGCTTCGAATGGTAAAAAAGGCGTAGATAAGGCAAAAGAGATTCAACCAGACTTGGTTTTGATGGATATCATGATGCCAGTGATGGACGGAGTAGAAGCGTGTCGTCGTATCAAAGAGATACCACAAACTTCTAAAGCGTATATCATTTTCTTGACAGCCAGAGCTGAAGAATATTCTGAAATTGCAGCCTTCGATGTTGGTGGAGACGATTATATTGTAAAGCCAGTAAAGCCTCGTGCTTTGATGAAGCGTATTAAGACTGTTCTTGAGCGTAAGCAAGAAACTACTGGAGAAGAAGATAGAGATGTATTGAGTAGAGGCAAATTCACTATTGACCGTACAAGTTATACGCTTTTCGTAGAAGGAGAGCCAATGACTTTACCGAAAAAAGAATTTGAATTACTTTACTTCTTAGCTCGTAATCCGAAGAAAGTATTTAGCCGTGATGAGCTTCTGAAGAATATTTGGGGTTCTGACGTATATGTACTTGCTCGTACTGTAGATGTACACATTCGTAGAGTAAGAGAAAAAATCGGAAATGAATTTATCAAGACCGTAAAAGGTGTAGGATATAAGTTTGAAGTCCATGAAAACTAA